A genome region from Nycticebus coucang isolate mNycCou1 chromosome 22, mNycCou1.pri, whole genome shotgun sequence includes the following:
- the LOC128574471 gene encoding RNA-binding protein 4B-like, with amino-acid sequence MVKLFIGNLPREATEQEIRSLFEQYGKVLECDIIKNYGFVHIEDKTAAEDAIRNLHHYKLHGVNINVEASKNKSKASTKLHVGNISPTCTNQELRAKFEEYGPVIECDIVKDYAFVHMERAEDAVEAIRGLDNTEFQGELLWGPG; translated from the coding sequence ATGGTGAAGCTGTTCATCGGAAACCTGCCCCGGGAGGCCACAGAGCAGGAGATCCGCTCACTCTTCGAGCAGTATGGGAAAGTGCTGGAATGTGACATCATTAAGAACTACGGCTTTGTGCACATAGAGGACAAGACAGCCGCGGAGGATGCCATACGCAACCTGCACCACTACAAGCTTCATGGGGTGAACATCAACGTGGAAGCCAGCAAGAATAAGAGCAAAGCTTCAACCAAGTTACATGTGGGCAACATCAGTCCCACCTGCACCAACCAAGAGCTTAGGGCCAAGTTTGAGGAGTATGGTCCAGTCATTGAATGTGACATTGTTAAAGATTATGCCTTCGTACATATGGAGCGGGCAGAGGATGCAGTGGAGGCCATCAGGGGCCTTGACAACACAGAGTTTCAAGGTGAACTGCTCTGGGGGCCTGGGTAG